One Equus caballus isolate H_3958 breed thoroughbred chromosome 14, TB-T2T, whole genome shotgun sequence DNA segment encodes these proteins:
- the BRD8 gene encoding bromodomain-containing protein 8 isoform X1, whose translation MAAGTGKHKLLSTGPTEPWSIREKLCLASSVMRSGDQNWVSVSRAIKPFAEPGRPPDWFSQKHCASQYSELLETTETPKRKRGEKGEVVETVEDVIVRKLTAERVEELKKVIKETQEKYRRLKRDAELIQAGHMDSRLDELCNDIAMKKKLEEEEAEVKRKATDAAYQARQAVKTPPRRLPTVMVRSPIDSASPGGDYPLGDLTATTMEETTSGVTPGTLPSTPVTSFPGIPDTLPPGSAPLEAPMTPVTDDSPQKKMLGQKATPPPSPLLSELLKKGSLLPTSPRLVNENEMAVASGHLNNTGVLLEVGGVLPMIHGGEMQQTANTVAASPAASGAPTLSRLLEAGPTQFTTPLASFTTVASEPPVKLVPPPVESVSQATIVMMPALPAPSSTPAVSTPESIAPVSQPDTCVPMEAVGDPHTVTVSMDSNEISMIINSIKEECFRSGVAEDPGGSKAPSIDGKEDLDLAEKMDIAVSYTGEELDFETVGDIIAIIEDKVDDHPEVLDVAAVEAALSFCEENDDPQSLPGPWEHPIQQERDKPMPLPAPEMTVKQERLDFEDTENKGIHELVDIREPSVEIKMEPAEPEQGISGAEIVAGVVPATSMEPPELRSQDLDEEPRSTATGEIAEADVSSGKGDETPLTAVKTEASPESMLSPSHGSNPIEDPLEAETQHKFEMSDSLKEESGTIFGSQIKDAPGEDEEEDGVSEVASLEEPKEEDQGEGYLSEMDNEPPVSESDDGFSIHNATLQSHTLADSIPSSPASSQFSVCSEDQEAIQAQKIWKKAIMLVWRAAANHRYANVFLQPVTDDIAPGYHSIVQRPMDLSTIKKNIENGLIRSTAEFQRDIMLMFQNAVMYNSSDHDVYHMAVEMQRDVLEQIQQFLATQLIMQTSESGISAKSLRGRDSTRKQDASEKDSVPMGSPAFLLSLFMGHEWVWLDSEQDYSNDSELSNDCRSLFSSWDSSLDLDVGSWRETEEPGAEELEESSPEREPSELLLGDGGSEESQEEAEQVSCQNLLHFLSEVAYLMEPLCISSKESSEGCCPPSGTRQEGREIEAAEGEGEPFREPEELSAKVDPLVVEKRSLGENRSLEVAPAPSDICAVQGLPTESEEGEVQQESKEEDLGEGYVSEMEDQPSAGECDDGFSIPETPLVDILFSRATSSKLSDLGQSDPVQDHLLFKKTLLPVWKMIASHRFSSPFLKPVSERQAPGYKDVVKRPMDLTSLKRNLSKGRIRTMAQFQRDLMLMFQNAVMYNDSDHHVYHMAVEMQREVLEQIQVLSIWLDKRRDLNSLE comes from the exons ATGGCGGCAGGAACGGGTA AACACAAGCTGCTGAGTACTGGCCCCACAGAGCCATGGTCTATCCGAGAGAAGCTGTGTTTAGCATCTTCTGTCATGAGGAGTGGAGATCAAAATTG GGTATCAGTTAGCAGAGCAATCAAGCCCTTTGCAGAACCTGGCCGCCCTCCAGATTGGTTCTCTCAAAAA cattgtgCTTCTCAGTACTCGGAGCTTCTAGAGACCACTGAGACCCCAAA ACGGAAAAGAGGTGAAAAGGGAGAAGTGGTAGAAACTGTTGAAGATGTCATTGTTCGGAAACTGACTGCTGAACGAGTTGAGGAACTAAAGAAAGTGATAAAGGAAACCCAGGAAAAATATAG ACGGCTGAAAAGAGATGCAGAACTAATTCAAGCTGGGCACATGGACAGCAGACTGGATGAGCTTTGCAATGACATTGCGAT gaaaaaaaaattggaggaagaggaggctgaaGTAAAGAGGAAGGCTACAGATGCTGCATATCAGG CTCGTCAAGCAGTAAAAACACCCCCTCGGAGGTTACCCACTGTGATGGTCCGCTCTCCTATAGATTCTGCCTCCCCAGGAGGTGATTATCCACTTGGGGACTTGACTGCAACCACTATGGAAGAGACGACCTCTGGG GTAACCCCTGGGACTTTGCCGAGTACCCCAGTCACCTCGTTTCCTGGGATTCCTGACACCCTTCCTCCAGGCTCTGCACCCTTAGAAGCCCCCATGACCCCAGTAACAGATGATTCACCCCAGAAAAAGATGCTTGGACAGAAAGCAactccacccccctcccctctgctgtcAGAGCTCTTGAAGAAGGGCAGCCTCCTGCCTACTAGCCCCAGACTG GTCAATGAGAATGAAATGGCTGTGGCTTCTGGCCACCTGAACAATACAGGTGTCCTCCTGGAGGTAGGCGGGGTCCTTCCCATGATACATGGTGGGGAGATGCAGCAAACAGCCAACACTGTTGCAGCCTCCCCTGCTGCCTCAG GTGCTCCCACTCTTTCCCGGCTTTTAGAAGCTGGTCCTACACAGTTCACCACACCTCTTGCTTCCTTCACTACTGTTGCCAGTGAACCTCCAGTTAAACTTGTGCCACCTCCTGTAGAGTCTGTGTCCCAGGCTACCATTGTCATGATGCCTGCGCTGCCAGCACCATCCTCTACTCCGGCTGTCTCCACTCCTGAGAGTATAGCTCCAG TGAGTCAGCCTGACACCTGTGTTCCCATGGAGGCTGTGGGGGATCCACATACTGTGACTGTTTCCATGGATAGCAATGAAATCTCCATGATCATCAATTCTATCAAAGAAGAATGTTTCCGATCAGGGGTAGCAGAGGACCCTGGAGGATCAAAGGCTCCCAGCATAGATGGGAAGGAAGATTTAGATCTGGCTGAGAAGATGGATATTGCTGTGTCTTATACAGGTGAAGAGCTGGACTTTGAAACTGTTGGAGACATCATTGCCATCATTGAAGACAAG GTAGATGATCATCCTGAAGTGCTGGATGTGGCAGCAGTGGAAGCAGCACTTTCATTCTGTGAAGAGAATGATGATCCCCAGTCCCTGCCTGGACCCTGGGAGCACCCTATCCAGCAGGAGCGGGACAAGCCAATGCCTCTCCCTGCACCAGAGATGACGGTCAAGCAAGAGAGGCTGGACTTTGAGgacacagaaaacaaaggaattcATGAACTGGTGGACATCAGGGAGCCCAGTGTTGAGATCAAAATGGAACCTGCAGAACCAGAGCAAGGGATTTCAGGGGCTGAAATAGTAGCAGGAGTTGTTCCAGCCACAAGTATGGAGCCACCGGAACTCAGGAGTCAGGACTTAGACGAGGAACCCAGAAGTACTGCAACTGGAGAGATTGCTGAAGCAGATGTTTCCAGTGGGAAAGGCGATGAGACTCCACTTACAGCTGTAAAGACAGAG GCATCCCCTGAAAGCATGTTGTCTCCATCACATGGCTCAAATCCCATTGAGGATCCTTTAGAGGCAGAGACTCAGCACAAGTTTGAAATGTCAG ACTCATTGAAAGAAGAATCAGGGACTATTTTTGGAAGCCAGATAAAG GATGCCCCaggtgaggatgaggaggaagatgGAGTCAGTGAAGTGGCCAGCCTAGAGGAGCCTAAGGAAGAAGATCAAGGAGAAGGCTATTTGTCAGAAATGGATAATGAACCCCCTGTGAGCGAGAGTGATGATGGCTTTAGCATACACAATGCTACGCTGCAATCCCACACACTGGCAGACTCCATCCCCAGCAGCCCTGCTTCTTCGCAGTT ttctgTCTGTAGTGAGGATCAAGAAGCTATTCAGGCACAGAAAATCTGGAAGAAAGCCATCATGCTTGTATGGAGAGCTGCAGCTAATCATAG GTATGCCAATGTCTTCCTGCAGCCTGTTACAGATGATATAGCACCTGGCTACCACAGCATTGTACAGAG GCCTATGGATTTGTCAACTATtaagaaaaacattgaaaatggACTGATCCGTAGCACAGCTGAATTTCAGCGTGACATTATGCTGATGTTCCAGAATGCTGTAATGTATAATAGCTCAGACCATGATGTCTATCACATGGCAGTAGAAATGCAGCGAGACGTCTTAGAGCAGATCCAG CAATTCCTGGCCACACAGTTGATTATGCAAACATCTGAGTCTGGGATCAGTGCTAAAAGTCTTCGAGGGAGAGATTCTACCCGCAAACAGGATGCTTCAGAGAAG GACAGTGTCCCCATGGgctctcctgccttccttctctctctcttt ATGGGACATGAGTGGGTTTGGTTGGATTCTGAACAAGACTATTCGAATGACTCTGAGTTGAGCAACGACTGCAGGTCCCTCTTCAGCTCATGGGACTCCAGTCTGGATCTTGATGTGGGCAGTTGGAGGGAAACTGAGGAGCCAGGTGCTGAGGAACTAGAAGAAAGCAGCCCAGAGAGAGAACCTAGTGAGCTGCTTTTGGGGGATGGAGGCAGTGAAGAATctcaggaagaggcagagcaagTCAGCTGCCAGAACCTCCTCCACTTTCTCTCTGAG GTAGCCTATTTAATGGAGCCATTATGCATTAGTAGCAAAGAATCAAGTGAAGGCTGCTGCCCTCCATCTGGTACCAGACAAGAGGGAAGGGAAATTGAAGCCGCTGAAGGAGAAGGGGAGCCCTTCAGAGAGCCTGAAGAGCTTTCAGCCAAGGTAGACCCCTTGGTAGTTGAAAAGAGGTCACTGGGAGAAAATAGAAGCCTGGAGGTGGCTCCAGCTCCTTCAGATATTTGTGCAGTTCAGGGACTACCCACAGAGAGTGAAGAG GGGGAGGTTCAGCAAGAATCCAAAGAGGAGGACCTGGGTGAAGGGTATGTGTCAGAGATGGAAGACCAGCCCTCTGCAGGTGAGTGTGATGATGGCTTCAGCATTCCGGAGACTCCTCTGGTGGATATCCTTTTCAGTCGTGCTACCTCCTCAAAGCT